Genomic segment of Gigantopelta aegis isolate Gae_Host chromosome 10, Gae_host_genome, whole genome shotgun sequence:
tGTTAGCAATCCGGTTAAAATTAGTtgtactggtctaaataaggcattcgtaattctcacatgaaacatatcgtataccctcaggataattcggaatgttttcaaattatttttaaatcactggcaggatacTGCAAGTAAgcttttgattggtggacataagctccaactggctggcgttagatccacatgtaatagtggagctaattttaattagattggtccaTGCCATTGTGTTAACAAATAAATGCAgttctaacattaaaacagttgatgGAAGTACGCCATAGCACTGGCTTCCGTTCAAAGGGAGCTTACCACGATATCGCGGTAAATTGCAAACGTTACAATACGGTGGACCGCACGGGTCAAAAATGGCTCTTTTTGTACACACATTTGTAGTAGTGTCtagtaaacaaacttcaacacaaAACGAAGAAAAGTCAACTTAAAACGTATCGTTTTTCAACTgtagtaaaatatttacattttccaaTGGAAAAGtcggtaataataattatttttcttctgCAAGACAGTGtgggcattttttaaattgttcatcatattagtgagattcaacagttatataatcaatatttatcgAGTGAAACCAAGAatagaacatattaaaagttgtgtgttttgtttatatttgccAATAAATATAGGCATGACCCTTAAATGTTTCCATACTTTTCTAGAGGTCGcgcattttaaatatagtaacacTGTGACCGTGTATAGCCTCGTTTTGATTGTTAACAACCAGACGACAGTCTGATAGCTGTCAGAGCAgaattgtatgcgtgtatggTTAAGTACTGGGctatttataagcatgggggTGTCAGTCAAATCACTCTCTCTGCTATTTTATGACCAAACAGTAAAACTATGAATACTTATCCAAAATTTTGACATTTCTTCAAATTTGTTTACGGGCAAAACAATGTATTGTCTGTaatcacatttctaataataaacgTGCCACCAGAGGGCGTTGCGCGTGCTAAACCGCAAAAATGTAAATGCCGCGAACCCACGATATCGTGAGCAAGGAGTATACTTCTTGGAACTACGATACTCAAAACTCATACAACATTATTTCGATACTAGACACGCCAAAGGTCCTCAAGACGCAGTGgatggttttatttaaaaaaagccGACTAACTATTTTGCGTGGTACGCAGACCATTCAAAATGCAAAAGATTTCTTTAAGTTTGCGTGTCATACACTAGAAATACCAAAATCGGGTATTTACAAACGTAGACAATTTTTCTACGCGGAAATGATCCCCCGGGACAGATTTAATAACTTTCATCCAGTAAGTGACAACAGGAAAATACATCAAATTGTAACGACAGATACACCAGCTATTTTAAACGCACGACGTTTGTCATGTGACAGTATTTTGCTGGGGAAAATAGATACATGTGCAAATGTTAACAAGATCGGAAACTATCGAAGTGTTAATATGACcgtatctgaaaaaaaaaatcgccgAACACTTTGAAGAAGACCAGAGCTGCGACATATGCAATTTAATCAAGATAGGTTCGCtccactttgacttctatacaaaaaaagtaaagtttgttttatttaacgacgccgctagagcacattgattttttatcttatcatcggctattggacgtcaaacatatggtcattctgacactgtttttagaggaaacccgctgtcgccacataggctactctttttacgacaggcagcaagggatcttttatttgcgcttcccacaggcaggatagcacaaatcacggcctttgttgaaccagttatggatcactggtcggtgtaagtggtttacacctacccattgagccttgcggagcactcactcagggtttggagtcggtatctggattaaaaatcccatgcctcgactgggatccgaacccagtacctaccagcctgtagaccgatggcctgccacgacgccaccgaggccggtcttctatacaaagttttaaaatatacttaccttgattttatatattgtagtatacttttcacccacagctccttacactgtggttttacataaatatatataaataatatttttatatacttaccatttgtgacacccaatagccgatgtgtatttttatgctggggtgtcgttaaacattcattccgtTATAGCTGTAGAAGCAGATGACAATGAATTTCAGTACTACTTGATGAAAGCCACTAAGTTGCCGAGTATCCTTAAGAAAAACACACGTGACGACTGTGGATGTAGTTTTATGAAACATGTCAGTGTAGTTAAAGGACTGTACTATGATAGAGTTAACGGTTCGGCCACCAAGTACAAATTGATTAACATAACAGCAATAGTATATACAGTAGCAGTGAAGTATGTTTGTGTAGACATCTGTGCTGCTGCCAACATCACTATTCCAGAGCAACTTCATCATGATATTATTGACACTATTTACGATTGTTAGATGGTAGTAGCgaactaaacaaacattttggaaCTTAACTGGCAACGCACATACACCGAAAACATTTGAAATAGAACAAACTTATAATTTTCCAAGATATGACTTCAAGACATCTGAGCTGAGTAATCACTGATTAACAGTGTGCAAACATAATGGGTATAATTGAAGTGTTTACATAGAAATACAATGATACGTCTGAAGTTTCCGCTGTGTTTAGCTAAAATGAATACTAGTGTAATCTGCATGTAGGCCGCACAAAATGAAGCGTTTATTAAATATGGGGGAAATGTATAAGTGCTTCGCAACGAAACATTTGCATTAAAATCGAAAGTAAACCAGAACTGACGCAATGCAAAAATTGAagcgtttttaaaattgtcAATTTTTCTGACGTTTTTGACGTTACGTAAATTGGTAGCAATACCGTGCGCAACGTCATCAGATATACCGACACGGGTGTTCGAAAAAAACAGGAACGGTATTTATTATAGTCGTTTAAATGGCTCTATTTagcagaaacatcttacaatggtagCCAACTCAGAACAGTTAAaagttaatgtttaacgacaccactagagcacattgaataattaatcatcactattgaatgtcaaacttttggtaattctgactcgtagtcataagaggaaacccgctacattttcctaatgccgcaagggatcttttatatgcaccttcccacagacaggaaagcatataccacggcatttaaccaggtgtggtgcattggttagaacgagaaaaaaacccaatcagctgaatggatccaccgaggtggtttaaTTTAGCGACGCAaaagtacctcaagcgagcactcaaccgactaagctaaatttCGCCCCCAACTCAGAACAGCCCCTTTAAgtatttctttaattaaaacccatattaatatgtttaatataacaacatattttaaagaatttttccACATTTGCTTCCAAATGGTGGGTCTCTAGGCATTTCCCCCGATTTTTCGTTTCCCTTTAAGACAACCACTGATTTGCACCCCGCGCTTTAGTGATCTTCAAGGTCAACTTAAGAACATTTTATGAACTTGATGAACGGTCACCGCCACAAACGGGTAGTGTAGCTAAACACACAACAACTGCAGAATGTTAACCCGCACTCCTACACCCGTCAAGTCTTGTCAAACCCCGCGAGTACAGGTCGTGAATGATAACACGTATTTCCAGTCCCATCAAAGCACGGCGCTGTTTGCatattataatgtataatgtttcTTCAGGATTGGACTAATGGAGCTTCAAAGACAGACTGTCGAAGGTGTCGAACCGCTGTTGTAAATTAGGGGACACGTGTAAATTCTATGTCCTACTGGACAGTACACACCCTGTCGTCTTTAGAagctttttaaagggacatactctagtttgtaaacactaaggcatattttttaccattaaagcagtttttgataactgaaataatactttatttagattttattgtttagattatccattttcgtacattcgaagtgtttttggtcatcctggtgtttttaatatcacaaaatgtatttctcatatttttaaaaacgcacgtgcttctgagaagtaacagttatggagtcgagttttagtctttTTTAGaaagtatttcaccatttcaaagtcacagactcatgtttcactcaattgtaactttatccaaatgtcttacaggtctgtagattaactaaacttagtgtgcattttcgtGGCATAGCATGCATACTTTGAGTTAGGGGTGGGAATCCATATCGTTTAGTCGTACAGCGCTTACTTAGCCGTGTCATATAAGAGCTGATCTCCATGAACATGAGTTTTACACCTTCCCAACCAGTTCCCCAGTACATTAAAGGACCTGGTATGTACTGCACTGTATAGAGGAAAGTGCAAATAAGAGATCCCGTactgtttttctttcctttttcgaCTCACGGTCTCTTTGAACTTCAGAATACATTGCGTACAAGTAAATGATAAAATATGGGATCGGATAGCAGAGGACCCGGAACTAGGCCGACCAGTCACACCAGATGGTTGCGGATGtcttacaaattttgaaaataaaaagcaCATTATTCTACGACGGAACGTGGTAAATGGATATTTCCCCATGATAAAAACAatatggttttgtttaacgacaccattaaagcacattgatttattaatcatcggctattggatgtcaaacatttgtaattttgacatgtagtcttagagaggaaacccactacatttgttttcattaatttgttatgtgcaccatcccacggacaggatagtacataccacgacctttgatataccagtcgtggtgcactggctggaacgagagatagcacaatgggcccaccgacggggatcgatcccagaccgaccgcgcatcaagcgagtgctttacaactggactACGTGTCGCCCCTATGATCGAAAGGTCCAGggctggtgcttataaaacttttggagtccagactcaatctctaatgacgtcacacgcatacaatttgtatggtgttgtcatgatATTAGTGTCTCAGGCTCTATTAgggtctcgagtctagactctaggCCCATATTTATAAAGGCGTTATACAcgttttaaaaagataaaacaatgttttaagaaaaatttatatttacaaacctgttttaactttaaaacggtgatacaaaaacacgtttttacatccatatttacaaaagcgttttaaagttaaaatatattttaacacccCCTAAAAACCTGTTTTAGTTAAAACAACGAAAGGGCATGTCTAACTTGACCACGTGTCAGGGCTCAGTCACTACAACATTTTGGGACATCAAACATGGATGTGTTGCGACAACTGCAACATCTTCAACGAGTTCAAGACATCAACTACGACCGTGCAATGCGACGTGAGCGTGTTTTCATAGACAGAGCCGATCCCTATGACAGTTTGTCTGAAGAATGTTTTAGAATGCGATTTCGCCTTACAAAAAATACAGTTCGGAATGTAACTGACATGGTGAGGCAAGATATAGAACAGCCAACACGTTGAAATCATGCTGTCTCATCTGAACTGCAAGTCCTAATAGCATTGCGATTTTATGCAACAGGTGGATTTCAACTCACTATGGCCGACGTTCATGGACTTTCTCAGACGACTGTATGTAATGTCCTCAAACGAGTGACCATTGCCATTGCTAGATTGAGACCACACTATATAGCATTCCCCAATAACGTGGAATTGGACAGTGTTAAAGCaaggtttttaaatattgctGGTTTTCCAAACTGTGTAGGAGCTATCGATTGCAGTCATAATCGTATAATTGGACACGGTGATAACGGACAACGATTTATCAACAGAAAAGGCTGGTCTTCTATCAATGTCCAAGCAGTAAGTGACACTAACCATACATTTGTGAACATAGTGGCACACTGGCATGGGTCAGTTCATGACAgtagaatatttaacaacagtttACTAAAGCAGAAGTTTGGAGATATAGATAGATTATTGATTGGTGGTTCGGGATATCCCTGTTTGCCTTACCTAATGACACTTCTGCTGAATCCAAGAGATGATGCCGACAATAGATACAACCGAGCTCTATGTTCAACAAGAAACTTAGTGGAATGCATGTTTGGGATTTGGAAACGCAGGTTTCCTTGTCTAACATACACTCTCCGCTTCAAGGACATACGTGCATCTCTAGCAGTGATCGTAGCCGCAGCGGTATTGCATAACATTGCTGTCGCTGAAAGGGAACCTAATTTTAATGATGACCTTGATGATCCACAGCCTCCACTTAGGATCAATGGGGTGCAAAATGGTCGTGGCAATGCTGTCGGAAGGGCTATGATTCAGCAATATTTTTCTTAACATTTAAAAGATTTGAACCAGTAAAGCATcatgtacatttttttaaatttctgaaTAGAAGCATCAACGTTGATTATTATGCAATCAAAGGGTATTGTACATATGAATGAGTTCTTGATGTGTTCACAGAGTAACTGGGCGGTTGGTCTTTAACTATGATTAGAAGTGACGGAACTTGAAGTTGAACACTTTTTCTTCCAGTACTGCTTCTGAAGTTCAAGTATTTCCTTCTTCAATCTTAAATTTTCCATTTTCGCCTCgtgttctttttttgttgttgcaaatTCCAGTATTTTCATCTctggtgtgtgtttttcttgCTTCTGTTTAATTGATTCTTGTTTACTTTCAAcctgttaaaataaaaagaggATTAAGAATTTTGTGTATTAGTTAAATCATGTTTTAacctacaaaactaattttgttttgtttaatgacaccactatagcatatttatttagtatttattaGAAGAATGGGATCCtatatatatgcacattttcattgttttccTATCAATAGAAAAGAAGGTTATAATGTAaactaaaaagtaaagtttgttttatttaatgatgccactagagcatattgatttcttttaatcattggctaatggacgtcgaacatatggtcattctgacaaaggttttttttagaggaaatctgaTGCTGctacatatgctactctttccgataagcagcaaggtttcttttacatgcattttcccacagaggacatcacataccacggcctttgatgaaccagttgtggatatAATGTAAACTAATTTGCTTTCAAATTAAATGGAgacattttattaaatggtttatCTACATGTTAGGAAATAAAGTATTCATAGTAGTAAACAGCAAACCTGCTCTTTCTGCAGCGTTGTATTCTGAATGGTGTCATTTGTACTCTGCGTGTTGTCATTTGGAGATGGGCTTTCATTTATAGCATCTGAGGGCTGATCATCTGTTTCCATAGGAGTATTGAGGATTTCAAACTCGGATACATCTCCATCAATAAGCAACGTAGACTGACTGGTATCTGCTACTGGTGTGGCATCATCGTCAAAGGAATTACTTAGCGATACCAGATCATCATGTATTGTTTCGCAAATATCCTTGGAAATGCCTTGTGGAGATGATGGCTTTTCTCCACCACCTGTTTTGTTTATGTCACGTTTGTGTTTAGCATGTTCTTTTTTGGCCTGAAATTTGGCACGGCGCCACCAGTCTCATAGCTGCACTATTGTTTTTCCTGTGTGTCCCGGGTATTGTTCGTGATAATCTTTAAGTACATATTGAAATTAATGTCATTCCGTTTGTCTTCAATTATGCGAGCTGTCTGCTTTATAGACTGCACTAAGAATGCCTTTTCTCCATTCGAAAAtttttttgttctctttttatCAGACATGACATTAATTATAGAATGTTCAAACCAGTCTATCTCAATAATGTAATAGCTTTGTGATTGTTAAGTGATTTTACAATGATGAATTGAGTAGCGTCTTAACCTATATATACGTTCTGTGCGTGCATTCCATTTCACTGAAATCTGACAGGCTGCATGCAATGCATGCATTTCCCATAATTTTGCTACTACATGTATCTgcagtgaaaacaaaaatgtatggtTCATTTCCCCTTATGCTGATAGGATGGAGTTGTGGGAGGTGAAGGGTGAGGGatgtgcaaaacaaaataataactttaaaacaCCGATAAATTGACCGGTACATATTACTATTTAGTTGTTTATGCTAGGAAATCGTGTTTGAACCCATGCAAGGATAAAAAAGATTGAAAATAGCATGCCTACTCACGCCCTATATCTATCAGCTTCaactatatatcaaatatcCTTCATACGGGTCTGCACTACATGCTTATCTAtgacataaaacatgttttaaatttaaaacggAGCCTTAAAACAGCGTGGTAAATGAAACagtgttttatattaaaacagtttttataatATGGATTTAAAACGTGTTTTAGGTTAGAACATGTTTTACCTAAAACGTGTTTTACCTAAAACGCCTTTATAAATATGGGCCTAacggttttataagcaccaggcctggtctAGCATCAACTTGATAATGTAGGCCGATACTGTAGGCCGATACTGTACGACTGCAGGACGTTTCTTGGATTGCCCTTTTCAAAAGCAGAAACATATTTCATATTAGTCTTGTACCCTTACACACCCACATTTCCAGACAAAATCCAAGAACCACTGTCAGaaaaaagacaaaggaaaaaacaaaggcaaaaatatttggttgCTCCAATGGTAAGTTGGAAAATTTCCTTTGTAAAGATtttgataattgtttttcttcCGGACTAGTTAGCACTAGCATCCCACTCCACTCCAAAATGTCACTTACATTAACACTTTCTGTCGTCCACGGTCCCAGGCCATGGGCTACAGAATCAATGCGATTACGACTTTTCCACACAAAATTGAATTCTTTGATGGTTGCGGATGTCGTTATGTGGGTTATTTAACACTGCACCGATAATGTGTCATCAAACACACGGTGGCCGCAAAACAAATAGTAAACCAGCGACTTTCATCCGCGACTCTATTACCAAAACTGTAAGCATGTTAAATGCGTACAACGTATTTAGACATGATGAACACGTGCTTTTAAAGACACAGTCTCGCAATTTATAACAGCATATACATCGTGCGACGTTTTTAAAGATGGACCCTTACATTTAAAGCCTTAGTATCGAAATTTATAACAGCAGTTACTTCGTGAAACGTATTTAAAGATAGGGGTGACTATTGCggtcagttttactattgcaatagtattgcgaTAGTTAAAATACTCTTGTAATAGTATTGTAATAGTGatagtactattgcaatagtattgcaaTAATATTGTGCTTTGTTAAATCACTTGATAACaatatgaatagatatttcGCAAAACTATTTACCTCAGTCTtacagtatgtatgtgtgtgtgtgtgtgtgtgtgtgagtgtgtgtgtgtgtgtgtgtgtgtgagtgtgtgtgtgtgtgtgtgtgtgtgtgtgtgtgtatgtatgtatgtattggtgtatatattgatgtatgtactgatgtatggatatctatatattacatcttTGTCGGGTTTAACTATTATATACATGGATATTAActcactggcacaggggatagtTAAATCATTTCCGAcctcatatgtatgtatgtatgtatgtatgtatgtatgtatgtacatgattgtgtgtatgcatgcatgcatgtgtgtgtttgtgtgagtgtgcgtgCTTAAgtacgtatgtttgtgtttgtatgttgtctgtgtttgtacttagttatttgtaataCTGTCACTAGGTAGTGAAATCATGCATTGGCCGTTGGCCATATTTCACTATTCATACTATCGAAACTATCGTTAGTCGAGCAAACAATTGCGATAGTTATT
This window contains:
- the LOC121383595 gene encoding putative nuclease HARBI1, with amino-acid sequence MADVHGLSQTTVCNVLKRVTIAIARLRPHYIAFPNNVELDSVKARFLNIAGFPNCVGAIDCSHNRIIGHGDNGQRFINRKGWSSINVQAVSDTNHTFVNIVAHWHGSVHDSRIFNNSLLKQKFGDIDRLLIGGSGYPCLPYLMTLLLNPRDDADNRYNRALCSTRNLVECMFGIWKRRFPCLTYTLRFKDIRASLAVIVAAAVLHNIAVAEREPNFNDDLDDPQPPLRINGVQNGRGNAVGRAMIQQYFS